DNA from Chloroherpetonaceae bacterium:
CATGAAATTTTTCACCCCCGAAACTTTCGGGCATAAATTTCATAATTCGATTAGTCATTTTTTGCAACTGAACAAATCCGTAAAGAGCGTCTTCCTCTTTTCCACCACCAATTAATTGGGCAATTCGCTTGACCGGTTTTGGAATTTCGGACTTCTCAGAAAATGAATAACTCCCTACTTTGTTTTGCTTCATCACAGAAGGCAATGATTCAAAACCAAACACAATTGGAGGAGAATATTTTTTGATTGAGTCAACTAAAATTTCCGCTGATTCATCAATGACCATCAAAGCTGAGAATACCAAATCGCTCTCAGAAATCACTTGCTCAAAACGAGCTCTATTTTCAATCAGCTCGGTATCATGAAAAACATTAAGTGTAAATTCAGGGCAGAGCGTTTCGAATTGCTTTTTGATCGAGAGAAAGAGATCGGTGTTATAACGCTCCATACCGAGTACAATGGTAAAAAGGCGCTTTCGATTGGATTGGGAAAGCAAACTCATAGGTAACTCCTTTATTTAATTCCTTAAAAACTATCTTTGGAATATCATGTTCATTTCTATTGAAATTTAAACATAAAGTTTTGAAATATTCGCGGTTTATGAAAGTTCATTTCAATTTGACACTCATTCAATGATTGGGAAGAGAAAAAGAAATTGGATTGAGTTTCCCTTTAAAAAGGAATTGCAGAATGCATTTCTTCTGATTGTTATTACTGGTTTGCACTCTTGTCATTTATTTCAAACAAGAGAACCTGAATTTCCGGATAATTTTGTTCCTGCCGAATTGGCTTGGAAGCCTTCAACGACATCCGATCAAGTGCTCCTTAATTTTGCGAATGCGTTTTCGAGTCTAAATGCCATTGATTACTTACGATCGTATCTCCCAGAACCTACAACAGATAATCTTATGCAAGCAGAATTTACTTTCTCAGCTGCTCCAGAGACTCAAGGGGTAGCACCGCTAATTTTTTCAACTTGGGATGTATTTGCCGAAAAGAAGTTTTTTGAAAATTTTAGAAATCAAGTTTCTACACGAGTTCCTCCAAGGGTCATTTTTCAAGTAACTGAGCGAACTCCGACAGCGTTGAATCAAATTCAATTTGTCATTAGTTATACGATTATAATACTATATCGAAACGGTTCAGCAGAAGAGCGTTTTGAAGGAAATGCGGTTTTGATTCTCAATCAATCTTCACAAGGGTTTTGGTGGATTCGGGAGTGGCGAGATTTCAGAAATACCAATTCTGGATTTGCTTTAAGCGATTTAAAGCTTCGGCACTTCAATTGATTGATGCTTTGAATCTGATAGTACGGTTACGAGATTTCGCCCATTATGCTTTGAATAGTAAAGGGCACTATCAGCACATTTTAAGGTATCAATGGAGGTTACTGAATCGGCGATACCAAAACTAATCGTAACTTTTAGATTTTCAGCGATTGTGTGCCAGTCATAATTTTCAATAAGCATCCTTGCTCTTTCGCAAACGGTTTGGGCTTCATGTGCAGTAATTTCAGGAAAAATGATACCAAATTCTTCTCCACCGTATCTTGTCACAACATCCATTTTTCTAAAGGCGCAAAAAAGAATTTCAGCAACTTTCGCGAGGACTTCATCTCCAATTTGATGAGAATAGTTATCATTGATTTTTTTGAAATTATCAATATCTGCCATAGCAAGGCTAAAGGGTCGTTTGGTACGTTGTGCTCTTCCGGTTTCCTCACTTAAAGTTGCATCAAAATATCTGCGATTAAAAAGCTTGGTTAAACTGTCTTCGTAGGATTGTCGCTCAAGCAACCGGAAGCTTCGAACACGTTCTACCGCTTGCAAAAATCTTGCATATGAAATTGGTTTTATGATATAATCTGAAGCTTGGAGCTCGAAGGCTTTAATTGCATAATCGGTATAGCCCGTTATAAGTACAACGCGCGGCTTTTTATCAAGTTTTGAAATTAAATCAATGCCCGACATATCAGGCATTTCAATATCAAGAAAAATTAAATCAACCGTTTCTTTGGATAAAAATTGAAGCGCTTCGGTTGCAGATGAACATTGACACTTTAATTCTAAATCATGCGTCACTTCGACAAAGCGTTTCAAAATTGCAAGTGATGATTTATCATCATCAACGGCAATACAGGAAATGGTTGTTTTATGTAGGCTTGCTAAAGTTTGGCCGGATGATTGTGTGTGAAATGTTTCATTCATTTTTGAAAGATTGATTTCATATCAACATAAGAATGTATTTGCAAAGAAAAAGCGACATATTACCTTTCGTGACAAAAACTCAACTATTTTTCAATTTTATGATAATTCGATTTATGATGCTGCTTTTAGCTTTAAGTGCGAATAACGTTTCTGCACAAAATACTTATCAACTTCCTCCAAAACCAATAGCAGATTTGATAGATGCACCTGCAACTCCAGCGGTAAGTCTTTCACCTGATTCAAAACTTTTACTCATTATCGAACGAAACAGCTATTTAACACTTTCTGACTTGGCTTCATCCGAATTAAAACTTGCCGGAATTCGCTTTAACCCTGAAACGAAAGGTAAAAGCAGAGTCGGTTATTTTAAGTCACTATCAATTAAAATACTGAATGGATTAGAAACATCCCTTAACGAGCCGGCTTCGATCATTCGCGGAATTCCAAAAGATGCAAAGATATCCAATGTTGTTTGGTCTCCGGATTCTAAATCAATTGCATTCACTGTTACAAAACGCACTGGAATCGAGCTATGGATAGCTTCAATGCAAACACTTAAAGCAGAAAAGTTGACGGATGGTATTCTCAATGATCTCTATCCCGGTAATCCTTTTGTATGGCTCAGTGATTCAAAAAGATTAATCTTTCGAACAATCCTAAAGCAATCAAAAAAGGCACCCAGCCGGAACTTGGTGCCTCCTTCACCAATCATTCAGGAAAATATGGGAAAGATTGCTGCTGCACCAACCTATCAAGATTTATTGAAGAACTCTTATGATGAAGATCTCTTTGATTTTTATGCGACTTCTGAATTATCATCAATTGACATTGAATCCAAAGAACTCAAAAGGCTTTCAATTCAAGGGATGATTGATAGTTTTGAATCTTCACCGGATGGAAATTTCCTTTTGGTTGAAATGATTGAACGGCCATATTCTTATCTCGTTCCTTTTTCTAGATTTCCCCATTCAATTTTAATCTACGACATCAAAGGAAACCTCATAACGAAGTTATACAGTCAACCTCTATTAGAAGAAGTGGCTCCGGGAAGAGATGCAACAATTCCGGGTAAGCGGGGGTTTACGTGGCGTCATGACGATGAAGCGACCATTCAATGGGTTGAGGCTTTAGACGATGGGAATCCGAAAAAAGTCTCTGAAAAGCGCGATGCGATTTATTTACTTTCAAAACCATTCACCGGAGAAGCAAAGAAAGTATTTGAAACTGAAATGCGTTTTGGCGGCGTTTCGTGGGGAAATGAGAGCTTTGCATTGTTTCGTGAATACTGGTGGCAATCAAGAAAGTTAAGGTGGTGGAAACTCAATCCCTCCGATTGGAAACAAGCGCCTGAATTGATTTTAGAGCGATCTATGGAAGATCGTTATTCCGACATTGGTTCTCCGGTTTTGAAAGAAACCAAATACGGAACAAGCATTCTCGACATACGAAAAGGAAGAGAATTATTAATGATTGGTGCCGGTGCGACTCCGGAAGGTGACCGACCTTTTTACTCAAGATTCGATGTTGTTGAAAAAAAATCCAAAGAGCTTTTTCGCTCCGAACCCCCTTATTTTGAAACACCTGTTGCACCGCTCGACGAAGCCGGGAATATACTCTTGACTCAACGCGAATCTCAAAATGATCAACCCAACTTCTTTATTCGAGATCTCAACAACGGAAAAATCATCCAAGTGACTTCATTTCCAAATCCAATGATGGCACTTCAAGGAATTTCAAAAGAAATTATTCGTTACAAACGCCAAGATGGGGTTGATTTATCCGGAACACTTTATTTACCTAAAGGATATAAGAAAGAAATGGGACCTTTACCAACAATTATGTGGGCCTATCCGCAAGAATTCAAAGATCCTAAAGCGG
Protein-coding regions in this window:
- a CDS encoding diguanylate cyclase encodes the protein MNETFHTQSSGQTLASLHKTTISCIAVDDDKSSLAILKRFVEVTHDLELKCQCSSATEALQFLSKETVDLIFLDIEMPDMSGIDLISKLDKKPRVVLITGYTDYAIKAFELQASDYIIKPISYARFLQAVERVRSFRLLERQSYEDSLTKLFNRRYFDATLSEETGRAQRTKRPFSLAMADIDNFKKINDNYSHQIGDEVLAKVAEILFCAFRKMDVVTRYGGEEFGIIFPEITAHEAQTVCERARMLIENYDWHTIAENLKVTISFGIADSVTSIDTLKCADSALYYSKHNGRNLVTVLSDSKHQSIEVPKL
- a CDS encoding prolyl oligopeptidase family serine peptidase, which produces MIIRFMMLLLALSANNVSAQNTYQLPPKPIADLIDAPATPAVSLSPDSKLLLIIERNSYLTLSDLASSELKLAGIRFNPETKGKSRVGYFKSLSIKILNGLETSLNEPASIIRGIPKDAKISNVVWSPDSKSIAFTVTKRTGIELWIASMQTLKAEKLTDGILNDLYPGNPFVWLSDSKRLIFRTILKQSKKAPSRNLVPPSPIIQENMGKIAAAPTYQDLLKNSYDEDLFDFYATSELSSIDIESKELKRLSIQGMIDSFESSPDGNFLLVEMIERPYSYLVPFSRFPHSILIYDIKGNLITKLYSQPLLEEVAPGRDATIPGKRGFTWRHDDEATIQWVEALDDGNPKKVSEKRDAIYLLSKPFTGEAKKVFETEMRFGGVSWGNESFALFREYWWQSRKLRWWKLNPSDWKQAPELILERSMEDRYSDIGSPVLKETKYGTSILDIRKGRELLMIGAGATPEGDRPFYSRFDVVEKKSKELFRSEPPYFETPVAPLDEAGNILLTQRESQNDQPNFFIRDLNNGKIIQVTSFPNPMMALQGISKEIIRYKRQDGVDLSGTLYLPKGYKKEMGPLPTIMWAYPQEFKDPKAAGQISGSPFRFTRVGWGTPLFWLLRGYAVLDDPKMPIVGEGKTEPNDTYIEQLSQSAKAAVDEVVRLGVADRKKIAIGGHSYGAFMTANLLAHTDLFAAGIARSGAYNRTLTPFGFQAEERFLWQAPETYMKMSPFMFADKIKEPILLIHGEADNNQGTFPLQSERFYNALKGFGATARLVILPFESHGYAARESILHMLWEMDEWLERYVKNRN